Proteins from a genomic interval of Garra rufa unplaced genomic scaffold, GarRuf1.0 hap1_unplaced_004, whole genome shotgun sequence:
- the kcnk17 gene encoding potassium channel subfamily K member 17 yields MLPVFSGKLCQFLSITRFPSILFLGVIYVAYVLVGGLIFWKLEGWYVLQQIDLLKEKRMKLLEKYPCVGQNGLRELAEMIKAASLSGLSPDSNDTADGFWKFTSSSVFAATVVTTIGYGNIIPLTTAGQIFCALFALFGIPLNVVILNRVGKYMLAIERKFCNFLEKKIDRGKCVRISIHSISFVSSAFLYFVVPMLLFKEYEGWSYAEAIYYCFITLSTIGFGDYVADHNPAINYPEWYSCLMAVWIFFGLAWLALLINHSIDLLESLNAYMRRRQNAQAQVEKEQPEKGLKGEET; encoded by the exons ATGCTCCCCGTGTTTTCGGGAAAGTTATGCCAGTTTCTCAGCATAACTCGGTTCCCTTCTATTCTATTCCTTGGAGTTATTTATGTTGCCTATGTCCTTGTTGGAGGGCTGATCTTCTGGAAACTAGAAGGATGGTATGTGTTGCAACAGATTGATCTCCTGAAGGAGAAAAGAATGAAACTACTTGAGAAGTACCCATGTGTGGGTCAGAATGGGCTCCGAGAACTAGCAGAG ATGATAAAAGCTGCTTCCCTGAGTGGCTTGAGTCCTGACAGCAATGACACCGCAGATGGCTTTTGGAAATTTACCAGTTCATCTGTGTTTGCGGCAACTGTGGTCACAACTATTG GCTATGGGAATATAATTCCACTGACAACGGCTGGTCAAATTTTCTGTGCGCTGTTTGCTCTTTTTGGCATTCCCTTAAATGTAGTGATCTTAAATAGAGTTGGAAAGTACATGTTGGCCATTGAGAGGAAGTTTTGCAATTTTCTGGAGAAAAAAATTGATAGAGGG AAATGTGTACGAATATCTATTCACAGTATATCCTTTGTGAGTTCGGCATTCCTGTACTTTGTGGTTCCTATGCTGCTTTTTAAAGAATATGAGGGATGGAGTTATGCTGAAGCTATTTATTACTGCTTCATAACACTCAGCACTATTGGATTTGGAGATTATGTTGCAG ATCACAACCCAGCGATAAACTACCCAGAGTGGTACAGTTGTCTGATGGCAGTCTGGATATTCTTTGGCCTGGCTTGGCTTGCTCTTCTGATCAATCACTCCATTGATTTACTGGAGAGTCTGAATGCTTACATGAGAAGAAGGCAGAATGCACAAGCACAAGTGGAAAAAGAACAGCCAGAAAAAGGACTGAAAGGGGAAGAAACATGA